The following proteins come from a genomic window of Ictalurus furcatus strain D&B chromosome 14, Billie_1.0, whole genome shotgun sequence:
- the etf1a gene encoding eukaryotic peptide chain release factor subunit 1-like isoform X1, with protein MADDPSAADRNVEIWKIKKLIKSLEAARGNGTSMISLIIPPKDQISRVAKMLADEFGTASNIKSRVNRLSVLGAITSVQQRLKLYNKVPPNGLVVYCGTIVTEEGKEKKVNIDFEPFKPINTSLYLCDNKFHTEALTALLSDDSKFGFIVIDGSGALFGTLQGNTREVLHKFTVDLPKKHGRGGQSALRFARLRMEKRHNYVRKVAETAVQLFVSNDKVNVAGLVLAGSADFKTELSQSDMFDPRLQAKVLKLVDISYGGENGFNQAIELSAEVLSNVKFIQEKKLIGRYFDEISQDTGKYCFGVEDTLKALEMGAVEILIVYENLDTMRYILRVHGAEGNGAENDEKTIYLTPEQEKDKSHFTDKETGQEHELIECMPLLEWFANNYKKFGATLEIVTDKSQEGSQFVKGFGGIGGILRYRVDFQGMEYQGEDDVIFDLDDY; from the exons TAACGGGACCAGTATGATTTCGCTGATCATTCCTCCTAAAGATCAGATCTCCAGAGTGGCCAAGATGCTGGCTGACGAGTTTGGCACGGCTTCCAACATCAAGAGCAGAGTCAACAGACTGTCTGTGCTGGGAGCCATCACCTCTGTACAGCAGAGACTCAAACTCTAcaataaag TGCCCCCAAACGGTCTGGTAGTTTACTGTGGCACCATCGTGACTGAAGAAGGCAAAGAGAAGAAAGTCAACATTGACTTTGAGCCTTTCAAACCCATTAATACCTCGCTTTATCTCTGTGACAACAAATTTCACACTGAG GCTCTGACGGCGTTGTTGTCCGACGACAGCAAGTTTGGCTTCATCGTGATTGATGGTAGCGGAGCACTATTCGGGACCTTACAGGGCAACACCAGAGAAGTGTTGCACAAATTCACAGTGGACCTACCCAAAAAACATG gtCGTGGAGGACAGTCTGCGCTGCGTTTTGCACGATTGAGAATGGAGAAGAGACATAACTACGTGCGTAAGGTGGCCGAGACAGCGGTGCAGCTCTTCGTGTCCAATGATAAAGTCAACGTAGCTGGCTTGGTGCTTGCTGGTTCAGCAGACTTCAAGACCGAACTCAGCCAGTCTGACATGTTCGATCCG AGGTTACAGGCAAAGGTGCTGAAGCTGGTCGACATTTCTTATGGAGGAGAGAATGGTTTCAACCAGGCCATCGAGCTATCGGCCGAGGTCCTCTCCAACGTGAAATTCATACAGGAGAAGAAACTAATAG GTCGCTATTTTGATGAGATCAGCCAGGACACGGGGAAATACTGTTTTGGTGTGGAGGATACGCTGAAGGCCCTGGAGATGGGAGCAGTGGAGATCCTCATTGTTTACGAGAACCTGGACACCATGAGATACATCCTACGAGTACATGGGGCTGAGGGCAACGGAGCAGAAaatg ATGAGAAGACCATTTATTTGACACCTGAGCAAGAGAAGGACAAGTCCCACTTCACAGacaaggag ACGGGGCAGGAGCACGAGCTGATCGAGTGTATGCCGCTGCTGGAGTGGTTTGCTAATAACTACAAGAAGTTTGGAGCCACGCTGGAGATCGTCACAGATAAAAGTCAAGAGGGTTCGCAGTTCGTGAAGGGATTTGGAGGAATTGGAG GTATCTTGCGGTACAGAGTGGATTTCCAGGGGATGGAATACCAGGGAGAAGACGACGTGATTTTCGATTTGGATGACTACTAG
- the etf1a gene encoding eukaryotic peptide chain release factor subunit 1-like isoform X2, with translation MISLIIPPKDQISRVAKMLADEFGTASNIKSRVNRLSVLGAITSVQQRLKLYNKVPPNGLVVYCGTIVTEEGKEKKVNIDFEPFKPINTSLYLCDNKFHTEALTALLSDDSKFGFIVIDGSGALFGTLQGNTREVLHKFTVDLPKKHGRGGQSALRFARLRMEKRHNYVRKVAETAVQLFVSNDKVNVAGLVLAGSADFKTELSQSDMFDPRLQAKVLKLVDISYGGENGFNQAIELSAEVLSNVKFIQEKKLIGRYFDEISQDTGKYCFGVEDTLKALEMGAVEILIVYENLDTMRYILRVHGAEGNGAENDEKTIYLTPEQEKDKSHFTDKETGQEHELIECMPLLEWFANNYKKFGATLEIVTDKSQEGSQFVKGFGGIGGILRYRVDFQGMEYQGEDDVIFDLDDY, from the exons ATGATTTCGCTGATCATTCCTCCTAAAGATCAGATCTCCAGAGTGGCCAAGATGCTGGCTGACGAGTTTGGCACGGCTTCCAACATCAAGAGCAGAGTCAACAGACTGTCTGTGCTGGGAGCCATCACCTCTGTACAGCAGAGACTCAAACTCTAcaataaag TGCCCCCAAACGGTCTGGTAGTTTACTGTGGCACCATCGTGACTGAAGAAGGCAAAGAGAAGAAAGTCAACATTGACTTTGAGCCTTTCAAACCCATTAATACCTCGCTTTATCTCTGTGACAACAAATTTCACACTGAG GCTCTGACGGCGTTGTTGTCCGACGACAGCAAGTTTGGCTTCATCGTGATTGATGGTAGCGGAGCACTATTCGGGACCTTACAGGGCAACACCAGAGAAGTGTTGCACAAATTCACAGTGGACCTACCCAAAAAACATG gtCGTGGAGGACAGTCTGCGCTGCGTTTTGCACGATTGAGAATGGAGAAGAGACATAACTACGTGCGTAAGGTGGCCGAGACAGCGGTGCAGCTCTTCGTGTCCAATGATAAAGTCAACGTAGCTGGCTTGGTGCTTGCTGGTTCAGCAGACTTCAAGACCGAACTCAGCCAGTCTGACATGTTCGATCCG AGGTTACAGGCAAAGGTGCTGAAGCTGGTCGACATTTCTTATGGAGGAGAGAATGGTTTCAACCAGGCCATCGAGCTATCGGCCGAGGTCCTCTCCAACGTGAAATTCATACAGGAGAAGAAACTAATAG GTCGCTATTTTGATGAGATCAGCCAGGACACGGGGAAATACTGTTTTGGTGTGGAGGATACGCTGAAGGCCCTGGAGATGGGAGCAGTGGAGATCCTCATTGTTTACGAGAACCTGGACACCATGAGATACATCCTACGAGTACATGGGGCTGAGGGCAACGGAGCAGAAaatg ATGAGAAGACCATTTATTTGACACCTGAGCAAGAGAAGGACAAGTCCCACTTCACAGacaaggag ACGGGGCAGGAGCACGAGCTGATCGAGTGTATGCCGCTGCTGGAGTGGTTTGCTAATAACTACAAGAAGTTTGGAGCCACGCTGGAGATCGTCACAGATAAAAGTCAAGAGGGTTCGCAGTTCGTGAAGGGATTTGGAGGAATTGGAG GTATCTTGCGGTACAGAGTGGATTTCCAGGGGATGGAATACCAGGGAGAAGACGACGTGATTTTCGATTTGGATGACTACTAG